In Colwellia sp. M166, a genomic segment contains:
- the tkt gene encoding transketolase: MPSRQQLANAIRALSMDAVQKAKSGHPGAPMGMADIAEVLWRDFLKHNPTDPNWADRDRFILSNGHGSMLIYSLLHLTGYDLPISELKNFRQLHSKTPGHPEYGYTPGVETTTGPLGAGVSNAVGMAIAEKTLAAQFNREGHNIVDHNTYVFLGDGCLMEGISHEACSLAGTLGLGKLVAFWDDNGISIDGHVEGWFTDDTPARFAAYGWHVVSVDGHDPEAIAAAIVEAKSVTDKPSMICCKTIIGFGSPNKEGTHDCHGAPLGDDEIAATREKLNWPHAPFEIPADIYADWDQKEKGTAEQTSWNDKFAAYQAAHPELAAEYERRVIKGDLPAEFEDKANAYILACQEKAENVASRKASQNTIEVFGAMLPELLGGSADLAGSNLTLWSGSKGIQEDAAGNYIFYGVREFGMSGIMNGISLHGGFINYGATFMMFMEYARNAVRMSALMGIQNVFVYTHDSIGQGEDGPTHQPIEQLTNLRTTPNMVTWRPADATESAVSWKNAIERQNAPTSLIFSRQGLPALSRTSAQVADIAKGGYILKDSVGTPAVILIATGSEVSLALKAAEALGDSVRVVSMPSTNIFDAQDSEYKESVLPSSVTQRVAIEAAHTDFWYKYVGLNGKVVGMTTFGESAPGNVLLEYFGFTVENIVKTVNSL, encoded by the coding sequence ATGCCGTCGCGTCAACAACTGGCCAATGCAATTCGAGCTTTAAGCATGGATGCCGTGCAAAAAGCTAAATCAGGACACCCTGGAGCCCCAATGGGCATGGCAGATATCGCTGAAGTTTTATGGCGTGATTTTCTAAAGCATAACCCAACTGATCCAAATTGGGCCGATCGTGACCGCTTTATTTTGTCTAATGGTCACGGTTCAATGTTGATTTACTCACTATTGCATTTAACCGGTTATGATTTACCGATCAGTGAATTGAAAAATTTCCGCCAGCTGCACTCTAAAACACCAGGTCATCCTGAGTACGGTTACACCCCTGGCGTAGAAACTACCACAGGTCCGCTAGGTGCTGGCGTGTCAAATGCTGTTGGTATGGCGATTGCTGAAAAAACCTTAGCGGCACAATTTAACCGTGAAGGTCATAACATTGTTGATCACAATACCTATGTATTTTTAGGTGATGGTTGCTTAATGGAAGGCATTTCTCATGAAGCCTGTTCATTAGCCGGTACCTTAGGGTTAGGTAAATTAGTCGCTTTTTGGGACGACAACGGTATTTCAATTGATGGCCATGTTGAAGGCTGGTTTACTGATGATACGCCTGCACGTTTTGCTGCTTACGGTTGGCATGTAGTCAGCGTTGACGGTCATGATCCAGAAGCTATCGCTGCCGCTATCGTTGAAGCTAAGTCAGTGACTGACAAACCTTCAATGATTTGTTGTAAAACCATTATTGGTTTTGGTTCTCCAAACAAAGAAGGCACGCACGATTGTCATGGCGCACCTTTAGGCGATGATGAAATTGCAGCGACACGTGAAAAATTAAATTGGCCACATGCACCTTTTGAAATTCCAGCAGACATTTATGCAGATTGGGATCAAAAAGAAAAAGGCACTGCAGAGCAAACCAGCTGGAATGATAAATTTGCCGCTTACCAAGCAGCACATCCTGAATTAGCCGCTGAATATGAGCGTCGTGTTATTAAAGGTGATTTACCAGCAGAATTTGAAGATAAAGCTAATGCCTATATTTTAGCATGCCAAGAAAAAGCTGAAAATGTTGCCTCACGTAAAGCATCACAAAATACCATTGAAGTATTTGGTGCGATGTTACCTGAATTATTAGGTGGCTCAGCTGATTTAGCCGGTTCAAACTTAACCCTTTGGTCTGGTTCAAAAGGTATTCAAGAAGATGCCGCAGGTAACTATATTTTCTACGGTGTACGTGAGTTTGGTATGAGCGGTATCATGAACGGTATTTCGTTACATGGCGGCTTTATTAACTACGGCGCGACGTTCATGATGTTTATGGAATATGCACGTAACGCAGTACGTATGTCAGCATTAATGGGTATTCAAAACGTTTTTGTTTATACCCATGATTCAATTGGCCAAGGTGAAGATGGTCCAACACATCAGCCAATTGAGCAATTAACCAACCTGCGTACTACCCCGAACATGGTGACATGGCGTCCAGCAGATGCAACTGAATCTGCCGTATCATGGAAAAATGCTATTGAACGCCAAAATGCGCCAACATCGCTAATTTTCTCTCGTCAGGGTTTACCTGCTTTAAGCCGTACTAGCGCACAAGTTGCAGATATTGCAAAAGGTGGTTACATCTTAAAAGATAGTGTTGGTACACCAGCCGTTATTCTCATTGCGACAGGCTCGGAAGTGTCATTGGCACTAAAAGCAGCTGAAGCATTAGGTGATAGTGTGCGTGTTGTATCTATGCCATCAACCAATATTTTTGATGCTCAAGATAGCGAATACAAAGAGTCAGTATTACCTTCATCAGTGACTCAACGTGTTGCTATTGAAGCTGCTCATACTGATTTTTGGTATAAGTATGTTGGCTTGAACGGCAAAGTTGTCGGCATGACGACTTTTGGTGAGTCAGCACCAGGTAACGTATTACTTGAGTACTTTGGTTTTACTGTTGAAAACATTGTAAAAACAGTCAATAGCCTTTAA
- the epd gene encoding erythrose-4-phosphate dehydrogenase, with translation MSINIAINGFGRIGRNVVRALYENGRTNEFNLVAINELAEPEGIAHLLKYDSTHGRFSFAVQQSGAKLFIAGDEIALSHEADITNLPWQQHNVDIVIDCTGKYGSQADGQQHIEQGAKKVLFSHPGSQDLDATIIYGINHQRLTSAEKIVSNGSCTTNCVVPVIEVLDKAFGVESGAITTIHSSMHDQQVIDAYHPDLRRSRAASQSIIPVDTKLAAGIERILPKFAGRFEAIAVRVPTINVTAMDLSLNLSSDATIADINQAIVDAQNNGLAGILGYTTEPLVSIDFNHDPHSCIVDGNQTRVSHKRLVKLLIWCDNEWGFANRILDTAFTMAKVK, from the coding sequence ATGTCAATTAATATTGCAATAAACGGCTTTGGTAGGATCGGCAGAAATGTGGTTCGTGCACTTTATGAAAATGGCAGAACCAACGAATTCAACTTAGTCGCCATTAATGAACTTGCCGAACCAGAAGGTATAGCTCACTTATTAAAATATGACTCTACACATGGCCGCTTTTCATTTGCGGTGCAACAAAGTGGCGCTAAATTATTTATTGCTGGTGACGAGATAGCACTCAGTCATGAAGCTGATATTACTAACCTGCCTTGGCAGCAGCATAATGTCGACATCGTCATTGATTGCACCGGAAAATATGGCAGTCAAGCTGATGGCCAACAGCATATTGAGCAAGGGGCAAAAAAGGTGCTTTTTTCCCATCCTGGCTCACAAGATTTAGACGCGACCATTATCTATGGTATCAACCATCAACGACTTACCTCTGCTGAAAAAATAGTATCGAACGGCTCTTGCACCACCAACTGTGTGGTACCTGTTATTGAGGTTTTAGATAAAGCCTTTGGTGTTGAAAGTGGTGCCATTACAACAATTCACTCTTCCATGCATGATCAACAGGTGATCGATGCCTATCATCCTGATTTACGCCGTTCTCGTGCCGCTAGCCAATCGATAATACCTGTTGATACTAAGCTTGCTGCGGGTATTGAGCGTATATTACCAAAATTTGCCGGTCGCTTTGAAGCCATAGCCGTACGCGTACCTACTATCAATGTCACCGCTATGGACTTAAGCTTAAATTTATCAAGCGACGCGACTATTGCTGATATTAATCAAGCAATAGTCGATGCACAAAACAATGGCCTAGCGGGTATTTTAGGCTATACCACTGAGCCGTTAGTTTCTATCGATTTTAACCATGACCCACACTCGTGTATTGTTGATGGCAATCAAACGCGTGTTAGTCACAAGCGTTTAGTTAAACTCCTTATTTGGTGTGATAACGAATGGGGTTTTGCTAACCGTATACTCGATACCGCCTTTACGATGGCGAAGGTAAAATAA
- a CDS encoding phosphoglycerate kinase, which produces MSVIKMTDLALNNQRVLIRQDLNVPVKAGKITSDARLRAALPTLKLALEAGAKVMVMSHLGRPIEGEYNPEFSLQPVADYLAAALNVPVRLAKSYLDGVEVNVGELVLFENIRFNDGEKNNNDGLSKKLAALCDIFVMDAFGTAHRAQASTHGVAKYAPTACAGPLLAGELAALSKALDNPARPLVAIVGGSKVSTKLTVLDSLAGIVDQLVVGGGIANTFIASQGHNVGKSLFEADLVDEAKRLTKQANDNNGSIPVPTDVIVGQEFSETAPATLKNVNDVADDDMIFDIGPESAKVLAEIIAKAGTVVWNGPVGVFEFDQFGKGTEVIARAIADSKAFSIAGGGDTLAAVDKYNIADKVSYISTGGGAFLEFLEGKKLPAVEILEARAKG; this is translated from the coding sequence ATGTCAGTAATCAAAATGACCGATTTAGCATTAAACAATCAGCGTGTGCTCATTCGTCAAGACTTAAATGTGCCAGTTAAAGCTGGTAAAATCACCTCAGACGCTCGTTTAAGAGCAGCTTTACCAACACTTAAATTGGCTTTAGAAGCTGGTGCAAAAGTCATGGTGATGTCACATTTAGGCCGTCCAATTGAAGGCGAATATAATCCTGAATTTTCTTTACAGCCGGTAGCTGATTATCTTGCCGCGGCGTTGAACGTACCTGTTCGTTTAGCGAAAAGCTACTTAGATGGTGTAGAAGTCAATGTTGGCGAGTTAGTGTTATTTGAAAATATTCGTTTTAACGACGGTGAAAAAAATAATAACGACGGCTTATCAAAGAAACTCGCGGCCCTTTGTGATATTTTCGTTATGGACGCATTTGGCACCGCTCACCGCGCTCAAGCGAGTACCCATGGCGTAGCAAAATATGCACCGACAGCCTGCGCAGGGCCATTATTAGCCGGTGAGTTGGCGGCCTTATCAAAAGCACTTGATAACCCTGCCCGCCCGTTAGTTGCGATTGTTGGTGGCTCTAAAGTGTCAACTAAGCTAACCGTACTAGATTCTCTAGCCGGTATTGTTGACCAATTAGTTGTTGGCGGCGGCATTGCTAATACCTTTATTGCTTCGCAAGGCCATAATGTTGGTAAGTCGTTATTCGAAGCTGATTTAGTTGATGAAGCAAAACGCTTAACTAAACAAGCCAACGATAATAACGGTTCTATTCCAGTACCGACTGATGTCATTGTCGGCCAAGAATTTTCTGAAACGGCACCGGCTACACTTAAAAATGTTAACGACGTTGCTGATGACGATATGATTTTTGATATTGGGCCAGAAAGCGCGAAGGTATTAGCAGAGATTATTGCCAAGGCCGGTACCGTAGTATGGAATGGCCCTGTTGGTGTATTTGAATTTGATCAGTTTGGTAAAGGCACTGAAGTCATCGCCCGCGCTATTGCTGATAGTAAGGCGTTTTCTATCGCCGGTGGTGGTGACACATTAGCCGCTGTTGATAAATACAATATTGCCGATAAAGTATCTTATATTTCAACTGGTGGTGGTGCTTTTCTTGAATTTTTAGAAGGCAAAAAGCTACCTGCAGTTGAGATTTTGGAAGCTCGAGCTAAAGGATAA
- the fba gene encoding class II fructose-bisphosphate aldolase (catalyzes the reversible aldol condensation of dihydroxyacetonephosphate and glyceraldehyde 3-phosphate in the Calvin cycle, glycolysis, and/or gluconeogenesis) yields MALVSMRQMLDHAAENGYGIPAFNVNNLEQVRAIMLAADETNSPVILQGSAGARAYAGAPFLRHLILAAIEEFPHIPVVMHQDHGTSPSVCQRSIQLGFSSVMMDGSLMDDGKTPSSYEYNVDVTRRTVEMAHACGVSVEGELGCLGSLETGEAGEEDGIGAVGKLTMEQMLTDPEEAADFVQKTQVDALAIACGTSHGAYKFTRPPTGDILAIDRIKAIHNRIPNTHLVMHGSSSVPQDWLAIINEFGGKIPETYGVPVEQIQEGIKNGVRKINIDTDLRLASTGAVRRFLAENPSEFDPRKFLKASTQAMSDICKARYEAFGTVGQAAKIKPISLDNMFMQYASGKLDAIIK; encoded by the coding sequence ATGGCTTTAGTTTCTATGCGCCAAATGTTAGATCATGCCGCCGAAAATGGATACGGTATCCCTGCCTTTAACGTTAACAATTTAGAACAAGTTAGAGCTATCATGCTTGCTGCTGACGAGACTAATAGCCCTGTAATACTTCAGGGTTCAGCAGGCGCTAGAGCATATGCAGGTGCACCATTTTTACGTCACTTAATTTTAGCAGCAATCGAAGAATTTCCTCATATTCCTGTAGTGATGCATCAAGATCACGGTACATCACCGAGTGTTTGTCAGCGCTCAATCCAATTAGGCTTTTCATCAGTAATGATGGACGGTTCATTAATGGATGATGGCAAAACACCATCAAGCTATGAATATAATGTTGATGTTACGCGTCGTACCGTTGAGATGGCACATGCTTGTGGTGTTTCAGTTGAAGGTGAATTAGGTTGTTTAGGCTCACTTGAAACGGGTGAAGCCGGTGAAGAAGATGGCATTGGCGCTGTTGGTAAGTTAACTATGGAGCAAATGCTTACTGATCCAGAAGAAGCGGCTGATTTTGTACAAAAAACTCAAGTTGATGCCCTAGCTATTGCTTGTGGTACTTCACACGGCGCTTATAAATTTACTCGTCCACCAACAGGCGATATATTAGCGATTGATCGTATTAAAGCCATTCATAACCGTATTCCTAACACACACTTGGTTATGCATGGTTCATCTTCTGTACCACAAGACTGGTTAGCGATAATTAACGAGTTTGGTGGAAAAATCCCTGAAACTTACGGTGTACCTGTTGAGCAAATTCAAGAAGGCATTAAAAATGGTGTGCGTAAAATCAATATCGACACCGATTTACGTTTAGCATCAACGGGGGCTGTACGTCGCTTCTTAGCTGAAAATCCGAGTGAATTTGATCCCCGTAAGTTCCTAAAAGCATCAACTCAAGCAATGTCTGATATTTGTAAGGCTCGCTACGAAGCTTTTGGTACTGTTGGTCAAGCAGCAAAAATCAAACCTATTTCTTTAGATAATATGTTTATGCAGTATGCTAGCGGTAAGTTAGACGCGATAATTAAGTAA
- a CDS encoding mechanosensitive ion channel domain-containing protein, with protein MDIAQNWLVDNQQMLIDFAIKLIVAIAIVFIGKFIANMVRRGVVKVMRHKGMDDAIISFISSLLYGMLFFIVIVAAISHLGFNTTSLVAIVGAAGLAIGLALQGSLSNFASGVLLIVFKPFKSGDFIEVSGVAGIVEKILIFSTELRTGDNKTVIIPNGSITSGTITNYSTKPTRRIDLIIGVSYDADLAKTKALLLKLVSADQRVLKDQAITVGVSELADSSVNFVVRPWVKSSDYWPTYFDLLEKIKTELDNEGIEIPFPQLSVHMNKEEKNES; from the coding sequence ATGGATATAGCTCAAAACTGGCTTGTAGATAATCAGCAAATGTTAATAGATTTCGCAATTAAATTAATCGTTGCTATAGCGATAGTTTTCATCGGTAAATTTATAGCTAACATGGTACGTCGAGGCGTAGTAAAAGTAATGCGTCATAAGGGCATGGATGATGCGATCATTTCATTCATCAGTAGCCTATTATATGGCATGTTATTTTTTATCGTTATTGTTGCTGCAATATCGCATTTAGGTTTTAACACCACTTCGTTAGTGGCAATCGTTGGTGCTGCTGGCTTAGCTATAGGCTTAGCGCTACAAGGTTCATTATCGAACTTTGCATCAGGGGTATTGCTGATTGTTTTCAAGCCATTCAAGTCCGGTGACTTTATTGAAGTATCGGGTGTCGCTGGAATTGTTGAGAAAATTTTAATTTTTTCAACTGAATTAAGAACCGGTGATAATAAGACCGTCATTATTCCAAATGGCTCTATTACCAGTGGCACTATCACCAATTACTCAACAAAACCAACAAGAAGAATAGATTTGATTATCGGCGTGAGTTATGATGCCGACCTCGCGAAAACCAAAGCACTTTTGCTTAAGTTAGTCAGTGCCGATCAGCGTGTATTAAAAGATCAAGCAATCACTGTTGGTGTTTCTGAACTAGCTGATAGCAGTGTTAATTTCGTGGTAAGACCTTGGGTTAAATCTTCAGATTACTGGCCAACTTACTTCGATTTACTGGAAAAAATTAAAACTGAATTGGACAACGAAGGTATCGAAATCCCATTCCCACAATTATCTGTTCATATGAATAAAGAGGAAAAAAATGAGTCTTAA
- a CDS encoding YdiY family protein, which translates to MSLKLISTALCCVSLTTVAEEATTPKEKSPYTASAELGMLFKTGDTNSADVKAGFDFAHEKAAWKSTVRLDLLIKKSEEEDEDGEEHFNTSDQKFTLVGQTNYTLDKASPNYIYANVSYEDNRFSSFENQSSISTGWGRRWFETEKATLDADIGPGFKRDVIRQTDTQDEETKSAFIVQAQALYTRQINEHVLFKQLLVAKYSPKSDENSTYKAQTSISTKLIETLQLKFSITLDYNTEVDEDKENLNTETAMTLVYSF; encoded by the coding sequence ATGAGTCTTAAGTTAATATCCACCGCGTTATGTTGTGTTTCACTAACAACGGTAGCAGAAGAAGCAACCACACCAAAAGAAAAATCACCTTATACTGCTTCTGCAGAATTAGGTATGCTTTTCAAAACCGGTGATACCAACAGCGCAGATGTTAAAGCAGGCTTTGATTTTGCTCACGAAAAGGCGGCTTGGAAATCAACCGTGCGGCTAGATCTGTTGATCAAGAAAAGTGAAGAAGAAGATGAAGACGGTGAAGAGCATTTTAATACCAGTGATCAAAAATTTACACTCGTAGGTCAAACTAACTATACACTTGATAAAGCCAGTCCAAACTACATTTATGCTAATGTTTCATATGAAGATAACCGCTTTAGCAGCTTTGAAAATCAGAGCTCAATATCAACAGGTTGGGGTCGTCGTTGGTTCGAAACTGAAAAAGCAACCTTAGATGCTGATATTGGTCCAGGCTTTAAGCGCGATGTGATTCGTCAAACAGATACCCAAGATGAAGAAACTAAATCAGCTTTTATCGTGCAGGCACAAGCATTGTACACACGTCAAATTAATGAACATGTGTTGTTTAAACAGTTATTAGTTGCAAAATACTCGCCAAAAAGTGATGAAAATAGCACCTACAAAGCTCAAACCTCAATTTCAACTAAGTTGATTGAAACACTACAACTTAAGTTTAGTATTACCTTAGACTACAATACAGAAGTTGATGAAGATAAAGAGAACTTAAATACCGAAACCGCAATGACTTTGGTTTACAGCTTTTAA
- a CDS encoding YHS domain-containing (seleno)protein, whose protein sequence is MKTKSNFWLQNISVIFIYLAATFFVSAQETITRSNIEAVPLAIHGHDIISYYNNDIVQKGNNNFQAIYKGKRYIFTKKENQLLFAKNPEKYLPKFDGLCAHSASHQKMIAGNPSVYVVDQGNLYFFLDNNAKNAWNERDDDKVAKASKHWQYTATKLNNDLKAKKLWKEKNTVELFTF, encoded by the coding sequence ATGAAAACAAAATCAAATTTTTGGCTTCAAAATATATCTGTTATTTTTATTTATTTAGCTGCTACATTTTTTGTATCAGCTCAAGAGACAATAACTAGAAGTAATATTGAAGCAGTTCCATTAGCTATTCATGGCCATGATATTATTAGTTATTATAATAATGATATTGTTCAGAAAGGCAACAATAACTTTCAAGCAATCTATAAAGGAAAAAGGTATATATTTACAAAGAAAGAAAACCAACTTTTATTTGCAAAAAATCCTGAAAAATATTTACCTAAATTTGACGGTCTTTGTGCACATTCAGCATCACACCAAAAAATGATAGCTGGTAACCCATCTGTATATGTAGTTGATCAAGGAAACTTATATTTCTTTCTTGATAACAATGCAAAAAACGCTTGGAACGAACGAGACGACGACAAAGTAGCAAAAGCTAGTAAACATTGGCAATACACTGCTACAAAGTTAAATAACGATTTAAAAGCAAAAAAACTTTGGAAAGAAAAAAATACCGTTGAACTATTTACCTTTTAA
- a CDS encoding isocitrate lyase has product MSNYQSAIEAVKAIKEKAGSSWDVINPESVARMRVQNKFKTGLEIAQYTADIMRKDMAAFDADKTKYTQSLGCWHGFVGQQKMISIKKHFNGQTDRRYLYLSGWMVAALRSEFGPLPDQSMHEKTSVASLVAELYTFLRQADARELGGLFRELDAATTEREKAAIQEQIDNHVTHVVPIVADIDAGFGNAEATYIMAKQMIEAGACALQIENQVADEKQCGHQDGKVTVPHADFHAKIRALRHAFLELGIDNGLIVARTDSEGAGLTKEIAVVKEPGDSGDIYNSYLDVEEIDVTDMAEGDVCFNRDGKLVRPKRLPSGLYQFRQGTGHERCVFDCIGALNAGADLLWIETAVPTVHEIAGMMNDVRKVHPDAKLVYNNSPSFNWTLNFRQQVFDAMVEEGKDVSAYDRDNLMSAEYDETELSAVADERTRTFQADTAREANVFHHLITLPTYHTTALSVDNLAKEYFGEQGMLGYVKNVQREEIRQGIACVKHQNMSGSDMGDDHKEYFAGENALKAGGAKNTSNQFG; this is encoded by the coding sequence ATGTCTAATTATCAAAGTGCAATAGAAGCGGTTAAAGCAATTAAAGAGAAAGCTGGCAGTTCATGGGATGTGATTAATCCTGAATCAGTAGCCCGTATGCGAGTGCAAAACAAATTCAAAACTGGATTAGAAATTGCTCAATATACCGCAGACATTATGCGTAAAGATATGGCGGCTTTTGACGCAGATAAAACCAAATATACTCAATCTTTAGGTTGTTGGCATGGTTTTGTTGGTCAACAAAAAATGATCTCTATTAAGAAACATTTTAATGGTCAAACTGATCGTCGCTATTTATACCTTTCTGGTTGGATGGTAGCAGCACTGCGCAGTGAATTTGGTCCACTTCCTGATCAATCTATGCATGAAAAAACTAGTGTAGCCTCTTTAGTTGCAGAGCTTTATACTTTCCTTCGCCAAGCGGATGCTCGTGAATTAGGTGGCCTTTTCCGTGAATTAGATGCAGCAACTACAGAGCGTGAAAAAGCAGCAATTCAAGAGCAAATTGATAACCATGTAACACATGTTGTACCTATTGTTGCTGATATCGATGCCGGTTTTGGTAATGCAGAAGCAACTTACATCATGGCTAAGCAAATGATTGAAGCCGGTGCTTGTGCTCTGCAAATCGAAAACCAAGTAGCGGATGAAAAACAATGTGGTCACCAAGATGGTAAAGTAACCGTACCTCACGCAGACTTCCATGCGAAAATTCGTGCTTTACGCCATGCTTTCCTCGAATTAGGTATTGATAACGGTTTAATCGTGGCACGTACTGACTCTGAAGGTGCAGGTCTAACGAAAGAAATCGCGGTTGTTAAAGAGCCTGGTGATTCTGGCGATATCTATAACTCTTATTTAGACGTTGAAGAAATTGACGTAACAGACATGGCTGAAGGTGATGTATGTTTCAACCGTGATGGTAAACTGGTTCGTCCTAAGCGTTTACCTTCTGGTTTATATCAATTCCGCCAAGGCACTGGTCATGAGCGTTGTGTATTTGATTGTATCGGTGCACTTAATGCGGGTGCAGATCTACTTTGGATTGAAACTGCAGTTCCTACCGTACACGAAATCGCTGGCATGATGAACGACGTTCGTAAAGTTCATCCAGACGCTAAACTTGTTTATAACAACTCACCATCTTTTAACTGGACGTTAAACTTCCGTCAACAAGTGTTTGATGCCATGGTTGAAGAGGGGAAAGATGTTTCGGCCTATGATCGCGATAACTTAATGAGTGCAGAGTATGACGAAACAGAACTATCTGCTGTAGCGGATGAACGTACGCGTACTTTCCAAGCTGATACTGCACGTGAAGCAAACGTATTCCATCACTTGATTACACTGCCTACTTACCATACTACGGCATTGTCGGTAGATAATTTAGCGAAAGAATACTTCGGTGAACAAGGCATGCTTGGTTACGTTAAAAATGTTCAACGTGAAGAGATTCGTCAAGGTATTGCCTGTGTTAAGCATCAAAACATGTCAGGCTCTGATATGGGTGATGATCATAAAGAGTACTTTGCCGGTGAAAATGCACTTAAAGCGGGTGGTGCGAAAAACACGTCTAACCAGTTTGGCTAA
- a CDS encoding LysR family transcriptional regulator, with protein sequence MNISKIDLNLLIYLDVLLREKNVTRAAGQLNITQPAMSNGLKRLRTLFNDPILVRTSDGMVPTERARALAPAIRKILLELEEALQGEEEFNEKNSHRVFRLMASDYAASTLLPKLLKRINQIAPNVTIDIMTPSDVTFHDVEAGKIDMAINRFDELPQSFHQKTIWRDSFSCLLSADNSVVSKFNLNTYLSAKHVWVSKTGFGVGVGMDPQDVQKLGWVDEALARLGKKRDIKVFTRNYHVAMQLAFEDELVATLPTRAALIHKNDSNYTILKPPFDIPDIELKMIWSPLLHHDASHIWFRQLVIEAANEGP encoded by the coding sequence ATGAATATCTCAAAAATCGATTTAAACCTGCTGATTTATCTTGATGTTTTACTTAGAGAGAAAAATGTTACCCGTGCTGCAGGCCAACTAAATATTACTCAACCTGCCATGAGCAATGGCTTAAAGCGCTTACGGACATTATTTAATGACCCAATACTTGTTCGCACTTCTGATGGTATGGTGCCAACCGAACGTGCTAGGGCCTTAGCTCCTGCTATTCGTAAAATTTTGCTAGAACTTGAAGAAGCGTTACAAGGTGAAGAAGAATTTAATGAAAAAAACAGTCACCGTGTTTTTCGCCTGATGGCCAGTGACTATGCCGCGTCAACTTTATTACCAAAGTTATTAAAACGTATTAATCAAATAGCCCCTAACGTCACCATAGATATTATGACGCCTAGTGATGTCACTTTTCATGATGTTGAGGCCGGAAAAATTGATATGGCTATCAATCGTTTTGACGAGTTGCCACAATCTTTTCATCAAAAAACCATTTGGCGAGATTCATTTTCCTGCTTATTGAGCGCCGATAACTCCGTGGTTTCAAAATTCAACCTTAACACTTACCTTAGTGCCAAACATGTTTGGGTATCTAAAACCGGCTTTGGTGTTGGTGTTGGTATGGACCCGCAAGATGTTCAAAAGCTAGGTTGGGTTGATGAAGCGTTAGCACGCTTAGGTAAAAAGCGTGATATTAAGGTTTTCACCCGTAATTATCATGTTGCTATGCAACTAGCATTTGAAGATGAACTTGTCGCAACATTACCGACTCGAGCAGCGTTAATTCATAAAAATGACAGTAACTACACCATACTTAAACCGCCATTTGATATTCCTGATATTGAACTGAAAATGATTTGGAGCCCACTGTTACATCATGATGCCAGTCATATTTGGTTTAGACAGCTAGTGATTGAAGCTGCCAACGAAGGTCCGTAA
- a CDS encoding CidA/LrgA family protein has translation MPIAFNKKAFNVLYSVFAIFSCLALGKLCSYVAPALPSSLYGLMFFTLSLHFRIFDAEHIKSTVVWCLKHMGVCFVPAGVGIINHFDLIKQFGIAIILITFATTFILLTLVGLYYQHCLAGEE, from the coding sequence GTGCCGATAGCATTTAATAAAAAGGCATTTAATGTGCTGTATAGTGTTTTTGCAATTTTTAGTTGCCTTGCACTGGGGAAACTGTGTTCGTATGTTGCTCCAGCATTACCCAGTAGTTTATACGGACTAATGTTCTTTACTTTATCATTGCATTTTCGCATTTTCGATGCTGAGCATATAAAAAGTACCGTTGTTTGGTGCTTAAAGCATATGGGTGTATGCTTTGTTCCTGCTGGTGTTGGTATTATCAATCACTTTGATTTGATCAAACAATTTGGCATCGCAATCATCCTCATTACCTTTGCAACAACCTTTATACTCCTTACCCTGGTTGGGCTATATTATCAGCATTGTCTCGCTGGCGAGGAGTGA